The sequence TTGAATGTTCCAATGCTAAACGTAGTTTGTCACAACAAGTACTTTTGTTGGATGATCTGTTGTCTCAGAAATGATGGTGATTAACAatattattgtctttttaagACCATTGCATGCCACTGACATAATAATCATATAATAGCGTGATAATGCAAGTAAACCCTTTGAAAGAGCAATTCACTTTTGATTCTTAAGAATATTCAGACATTCGTTTTAGAATATTTCAATATaatttcaaacaaacaacacaaaagactCAGGATCTGTTCACCAAGATGCACAATGCTCACGTCTTCTTCTGGTATCATGTTGCTTAAAATATTAGTGACATTCTTACATGAACAAACATGCAATATCGAAGGCAGCAAACATTATTGAGGTCATATCTTGTTGTACGATGAGTTGATAATGTCAAAATGCTAgaggtcatgtccatatatcATACGATATTGTAATTATTGTGACAGGCCGACACATCGTGGCTTTAAGAATCAAATCTGACTTTGtagagtttttttatttatcctaACTGAatggttgttgtgttgttgcccAGCTGTTGTGGGGCAGGAACAGCTGCAGACACAGAGATGACCACTCAGATCATCTCGTCCAACCTGGAGCTGCACGCCCTTTCCACGGGCCGGCTGCCACGCGTGGCCACCGCCAACCGCATGCTGAAGCAGATGCTCTTCAGGTACATGCCTCAATATactaactatatatatttatttatttttaaatttatttattgattgtcTTCTATTGAGTAACTGCTTTGTTTCAGGTATCAGGGCTACATCGGAGCTGCTCTGGTCCTGGGTGGGGTGGACTGTAACGGCCCTCACCTTTACAGCATCTACCCTCACGGCTCCACCGACAAGCTGCCCTACGTCACCATGGGTCAGTCTCAACCACCACCATACATACCAGTGTTTCACGCAGCAGACCTTCACCTCCATGTGGTTCTTTCAAAGGACGCTAAACTTCTTCACAcgtttattaaatgttttgaataaCCCTGCATGTCACCTTTTCTGATGAGTTGGCTGAAGAATGTGATATGAGCTTTTCCAAATGGTCTACTCTCTGCAGACAGGGCCCCGTCCTCTATGTGGTTTTAGGGTATTATATTTGAAGTTATTACGAGGAAcctttaactggttatgaaacggCCTCAAATCAAGACCAAAAACCTCCTTTGTTGGTGTTACAAAAGCACACACTTATATTTAGTGTATTTCTatttctgaccactcaaagtgtgtcaaccattcacacattcacttactcacacattcacacacattcactcacacactcactcactcattcactcactcacacattcactcactcattcactcactcacacattcactcactcacacattcactcacacattcactcacacacattcactcacacatattcattctcactcattcactcactcgcaCATTCACTCACGAATTCACTCACTCGCACATTCACTCagtcacacattcactcactcgcacattcactcacacattcactcagtcacacacatattcactcactcacacattcactcactcgcacattcactcacatagtcactcacacattcactcacacatattcattctcactcattcactcattcactcactcgcacattcactcactcgcacattcactcactcgcacattcactcactcacacattcactcacatagtcactcacacattcactcacacatattcattctcactcattcactcattcactcactcgcacattcactcagtcacacattcactcacatattcactcacacacattcactcactcacacattcactcagtcacacacatatTAATTCTCACTCATTCAatcactcgtacattcactcaCGAATTCACTCACTCGCACATTCACTCAGTcgcacattcactcactcacacattcactcactcgcACATTCACTCAGTcgcacattcactcactcacacattcactcagtcgcacattcactcactcgCACATTCACTCAGTcgcacattcactcactcacacattcactcagTCGCACATTCACTCAGTCACACattcactcagtcacacacatattcactcagtcacacattcactcacacacattcactcacacacattcactcagtCATTCACATATTCAGTCACATATTCATTCacactttcactcactcacatattcactcacacattcacccactcacacattcattcactcactcactgatgGAAGAGGCCACCATACAAGGTGCCCATGAAGCGttccatgttgttggtgttCTGTGACTGAActcagttttcttttctaaagGTTCTGGGTCTCTGGCCGCCATGGCGGTGTTTGAGGACCGCTACAAGCCTGACATGGAGGTGAGTACAGTTCGCCGCttacccccccacacacacacacacacacacacagtcctctcTAATCAGCAGTTTGATGCTTCCTGTGATAACGTGCTGGTTTTCATTGGAGCTTCACCGTTTGTTCCTTCAAAGGAGGAGCAGGCCAAGCGGCTGGTGCGAGACGCCATCGCTGCGGGCATCTTCAACGACCTGGGCTCTGGCAGCAACATTGACCTGTGTGTCATCACCAAAGGCAAGCTGGACTACATCCGGCCCCACGACGAGGCCAACAAGAAGGGGGTCAGGTGAGAACTAAACCAGCTGGATCTGTTAGCCCACATGGGTTTCCTTTTAGATTTTTAGCACGTTAAACAACCCGGGTGTTACTTTGGTGGCTTTTGGTCATCACTGCTGTTGggtattacattttatttactttaaagaTGCTCAATACGCAATTCTGAGCATATCCATCCGGGCTTTGTATTGACAATATATTGTAATAAACTGTCCAAACAAGGTGATGTAATGTGATTTTCAAAATCAAATTTTGAAAAATGCTTTCACAATAACGCCGTCCGATCAGCTGTAACCACCGTATGAGAGCCGAGTAGCCCGTAAActaaccagtggggcacgctcgcGTCTATGCACACGAGATGGAAAATAAACCAGCAGTTATACAACAAAATGATGAAATGTCAATACGTAAATCCACtgtcatgacacacacacacacacacacgtgacattGGCGGTCCAGgatgaacacagtgaaacagaaccGCATCATGATCTCTCGTCCTGATGACCTGTTGCCTCACATGGGCGTGAAGTCGTGAGAAGCTGACGCAGAGTGCAAAACCCTCAGCCGCCGCCCCGCACATCGGGCTCAATCTGCTACGGACAGTCGAATCGTATCTGTTGGCATGCTGTGGAGAATGTGACTGAACTAAGTTTAATGCAACAGCTCGGCTCTTTACGATATCGTTCCATGTGTGTCTTCCCCCCGATGTAGAACCGGCGACTACAAGTACAAAAGAGGAACCACCGGTGTGCTGACGAAGGCCACGCTGAACCTGCAGGTCGTGGAGGAAACCGTCCTCACCATGGACACCTCCTAAAACACTTTGCCTGTCCCTTGATGTATTCCTCACAGTTCCTAACACAAATGGCATGTTTTTCCATTATTTACAATAAAAGTGTTCGAGTTGATTCATGGTTTTCTTAAAGTTGTTGAGCACAGTTGTCTGAACTGTTAATTAATTCAGAAACCGGtctgaattattatttaaaaatggaaTGAGTTTGTACAACATAGTTTTTAGTTGTTGAACTGTGTGGCTGAGGAGGGATGTTTAATTTGGTATGCGTCCTAAGCACAGGGCCACCAGTAGAAGTACGAGTCAACCATTACAAAAACCCAACTGGTTTCCTAATGTCAATATGACCATAGAAACAATAGAAAGCCATGGAGATTAACAAGTTAAAGACTCTTAAGTGGGTTAAAGTCTGAGGTTCTCTGACATGAGGTAAATACTTTAGAATGCTTCAGGGCAAGTGAGTGTTTTAGCTATTAAAGATTTCAAGtcttaagtttaaaaaaatcctCTTCATGCCAGCAAATGAAAATAGCCCTTTCTCaagtgttcatatttctgtttaaagaaaaagaaatccggTGTATTCTCTCCATCACTTCAACTCAAGCACAGGAGGATACGGTCTGGAAGGGTCCAGCATGAGCTGGAGGAATTATTCCAGCAAGCAGAACCTGTTTCAGTGCACATTCATCTCACATtgtggacattttaaaacaagaaaCCCTGACTTAAGTTTTGATGAAGATTACAAGAGTGTTTTTAATAACATTCCTGTCTATAACTCTAATATATCAGAACTATACATCTCCAGTCTTTGCGTTCCTCCAACAGGTGGCACCGCATGCCCACAGGATAGAGGAAGAGGCTGTTTACTGAATGAGTAAATGTTGgttaacttcaaaataaaagcccagcGGGTATCTGACTGCAGACAAATACAACATTATGGTGCTTTGCATTGTGACTTTCCACTCAGGATGGAAGATGAAGATACTACATAAACTATATTTAGTATAGAAGTTgtcatttacaaataaatacaaatattgttcAGTGATTGTTTGATAAGCACTGTTCATTGGATATGCTAATAACAaatcactaaatgcggggctacttgtggttcctagagtcctaaaaagtaggatgggagccagagccttcagttatcaagctcctcttttatggaaccagcttccactttcagtcccggaggcagacacagtcacctcattcaagaatagacttaagactttcctgt is a genomic window of Cyclopterus lumpus isolate fCycLum1 chromosome 12, fCycLum1.pri, whole genome shotgun sequence containing:
- the psmb7 gene encoding proteasome subunit beta type-7 is translated as MATLVVNQSPVGGFCFENCKRNALLEGEANKVGSSLPAARKTGTTICGIVFKDGVILGADTRATEGMIVADKNCSKIHYISPNIYCCGAGTAADTEMTTQIISSNLELHALSTGRLPRVATANRMLKQMLFRYQGYIGAALVLGGVDCNGPHLYSIYPHGSTDKLPYVTMGSGSLAAMAVFEDRYKPDMEEEQAKRLVRDAIAAGIFNDLGSGSNIDLCVITKGKLDYIRPHDEANKKGVRTGDYKYKRGTTGVLTKATLNLQVVEETVLTMDTS